The Bombus vancouverensis nearcticus chromosome 12, iyBomVanc1_principal, whole genome shotgun sequence genome contains a region encoding:
- the LOC117160810 gene encoding uncharacterized protein LOC117160810, which yields MRSFWKKLSSNAAYDKNLLNNCDRVAKRMGNTGSTHSSKRKGQKRESGDSVGDRPRKTKKFVNGSESRTSGKEIIKCRATNPFIIFFLRLRSKKPKEHVTVIARAAGKLWTQMTPEQRKKYVQLANAEKKRREEQRRKRKLRRRKGR from the exons ATGAGAAGTTTTTGGAAAAAATTGTCAAGTAATGCGGCCTACGACAagaatttattaaacaattgtgACAGAGTTGCGAAGAGAATGGGAAACACCGGGTCCACGCATTCATCGAAAAGAAAAGGACAAAAACGAGAAAGTGGTGACAG CGTAGGTGATCGTCCACGAAAAactaaaaaatttgtaaatggTTCCGAATCCCGAACCAGTGGAAAAGAGATAATAAAATGTCGTGCGACTAATCCTTTTATCATCTTCTTTCTACGGTTACGGAGTAAAAAGCCAAAGGAACACGTAACCGTGATTGCTCGTGCAGCTGGAAAATTATGGACACAAATGACTCCGgaacaaagaaagaaatacgTACAGTTGGCAAACGCCGAGAAAAAAAGACGAGAAGAGCAAAGAAGGAAACGAAAGTTAAG aaGAAGGAAAGGGAGATAG